In bacterium, a genomic segment contains:
- the tgt gene encoding tRNA guanosine(34) transglycosylase Tgt — protein sequence MQSRGFRFELVHTDAATGARAGVLHTPHGTVDTPAFMPVGTHGTVRALTPEEVRGAGAQIVLANTFHLLLRPGIDLIAQAGGLHRFMHWDGPILTDSGGYQVFSLAHLRRVSDEGVTFRSPIEGREIHLTPESVVDIEGRLGADIIMPLDVCLGYPAPSEAVEEAERRTAVWARRSRNAQVRPEQALFGIVQGGFEEGTRRRAADEIVGVGFAGYAIGGLSVGEPRTMTYGLVAAVVERLPPERPRYLMGVGVPPSSIEAVRRGVDMFDCVLPTRVGRTGVALTADGRVSLMNTAHTADLTPLEADCPCPACRGYTRAYLRHLFKAGEMLGPRLVSLHNITFMGRLLAAMRAAILEDRFAAWSEAALARYKTAW from the coding sequence ATGCAGAGTCGGGGGTTCCGCTTTGAACTCGTCCATACCGACGCGGCGACGGGCGCCCGCGCGGGCGTGCTGCATACGCCGCACGGGACCGTCGACACCCCGGCCTTCATGCCGGTCGGCACGCACGGTACGGTCCGCGCGCTCACGCCCGAGGAAGTTCGCGGCGCCGGCGCCCAGATCGTGCTCGCCAACACCTTCCATCTACTCCTGCGGCCCGGGATCGACCTGATCGCGCAGGCGGGCGGCCTGCACCGGTTCATGCACTGGGACGGGCCGATTCTCACGGACAGCGGCGGCTACCAGGTGTTCAGCCTCGCCCATCTCCGGCGCGTCTCGGACGAAGGGGTCACATTCCGGTCGCCGATCGAGGGACGGGAGATCCACTTGACGCCGGAGAGCGTCGTCGACATCGAGGGGCGGCTGGGCGCCGACATCATCATGCCGCTCGACGTCTGTCTCGGCTACCCGGCGCCGTCCGAGGCCGTCGAAGAGGCCGAACGCCGCACCGCGGTGTGGGCGCGCCGCTCGCGGAATGCCCAAGTGCGGCCCGAGCAGGCACTGTTCGGCATCGTCCAGGGCGGGTTCGAGGAAGGGACGCGCCGGCGCGCGGCCGACGAGATCGTCGGGGTCGGGTTCGCCGGCTACGCGATCGGCGGGCTCTCGGTCGGCGAACCGCGGACGATGACGTACGGCCTGGTCGCCGCGGTGGTGGAACGCCTGCCGCCCGAACGCCCGCGGTATCTCATGGGCGTCGGCGTGCCGCCGAGCAGCATCGAGGCGGTGCGGCGCGGCGTCGACATGTTCGACTGCGTCCTGCCGACCCGGGTGGGACGGACCGGCGTCGCCCTCACCGCGGACGGCCGCGTGAGTTTGATGAACACCGCGCATACCGCCGACCTCACGCCGCTCGAGGCGGACTGCCCGTGTCCGGCGTGCCGCGGGTACACCCGGGCCTACCTGCGCCACCTGTTCAAGGCGGGGGAGATGCTGGGCCCGAGACTCGTGAGCCTTCACAACATCACGTTTATGGGGCGTTTGCTCGCCGCGATGCGCGCCGCGATCCTTGAGGACCGCTTCGCCGCGTGGAGCGAGGCGGCGCTCGCCCGTTATAAGACCGCGTGGTAG
- the yajC gene encoding preprotein translocase subunit YajC, with translation MTSQQIAQLLPLVVIFVVFYFIAIRPQQTQQRRYREMLGRLKKGDRVLTRGGLYGVIVELRDNRVQLELAQNVRVQADRTAVQAVVNKGDASLP, from the coding sequence GTGACCAGCCAGCAGATCGCGCAGTTGTTGCCGTTGGTGGTCATCTTCGTCGTGTTCTACTTCATCGCGATCCGGCCGCAGCAGACCCAGCAGCGCCGCTACCGTGAGATGCTTGGCCGCCTCAAGAAGGGCGATCGCGTGCTGACCCGCGGAGGACTGTACGGCGTGATCGTGGAGCTCCGAGACAACCGCGTTCAGCTCGAGCTGGCGCAGAATGTCCGCGTCCAGGCCGACCGCACCGCGGTACAGGCCGTCGTCAACAAAGGCGACGCGTCGCTGCCGTAG